In Thioalkalivibrio paradoxus ARh 1, the following are encoded in one genomic region:
- a CDS encoding Na+/H+ antiporter subunit B, with translation MNMYSLILRTAGNFLLPLLLLFSVFLLLRGHDEPGGGFIAGLVAAGAIVLYVFSMDIASARRLLRVDPRDLLGAGMVIAVLSGAPAAFLGQPYFTAQWWEFALPGGGELKLSTVLIFDIGVYLVVVGAVLTIILNLAEAED, from the coding sequence ATGAACATGTATTCGCTGATCCTGCGCACCGCGGGGAATTTCCTGCTGCCGTTGCTGCTGCTGTTCTCGGTGTTCCTGCTGCTGCGCGGCCACGACGAGCCGGGTGGTGGATTCATCGCCGGGCTGGTCGCCGCCGGTGCGATCGTGCTGTACGTCTTTTCGATGGACATCGCGTCCGCGCGCCGGCTGCTGCGCGTCGATCCGCGCGACCTGCTCGGCGCGGGGATGGTGATCGCGGTGCTGAGCGGCGCGCCCGCGGCGTTTCTGGGTCAGCCGTACTTCACCGCGCAGTGGTGGGAGTTCGCTTTGCCCGGTGGTGGTGAGCTGAAGCTGAGCACGGTGCTGATCTTCGACATCGGCGTATATCTGGTGGTCGTCGGCGCGGTGCTGACGATCATTCTCAACCTGGCCGAGGCGGAGGACTGA
- a CDS encoding ABC transporter permease — MTGPAAAPARGLLRDIRQLVLFTSKRLIALFLTVLVGVYLTILIANMGGQVDELRLVQIQSTVAEQVRADPAFFDMSLQERNELIERQAQFEVERLRLDQPFIVRSVDYLQQAIRLDLGRAEHMHSDRGAREVYWIIVERLPATLLLFGTANLLVFFTSVFIALGLSRRYGSALDRSVIALAPTSAAPGWFYGIFLILIFAFLIPVLPAGGMVDVPPPEGTLEYAASLLRHMLLPLAAMFISTIFISIYSWRTFFLIHSSEDYVEMARAKGLPSRLIEQRYILRPTLSPIITSFALMLIGLWSGAIILEQVFNWPGLGTLLFQAIGHRDTPVIIGTVVIFAYLLAITVFLLDILYAMLDPRVRVGAGR; from the coding sequence ATGACCGGCCCCGCGGCGGCACCGGCACGGGGCCTGCTGCGCGATATCCGCCAGCTGGTGCTGTTCACCTCCAAGCGGCTGATCGCGCTGTTCCTGACCGTGCTGGTCGGGGTGTACCTGACGATCCTGATCGCGAACATGGGCGGGCAGGTCGACGAGCTGCGGCTGGTGCAGATCCAGAGCACGGTCGCGGAGCAGGTGCGCGCGGACCCGGCGTTCTTCGACATGAGCCTGCAGGAGCGCAACGAGCTGATCGAACGCCAGGCGCAGTTCGAAGTGGAACGGCTGCGCCTGGACCAGCCGTTCATCGTGCGCAGCGTCGACTACTTGCAGCAGGCGATCCGCCTCGATCTCGGCCGCGCCGAACACATGCACAGCGACCGCGGCGCCCGCGAGGTGTACTGGATCATCGTCGAGCGGCTGCCGGCGACGCTGCTGCTGTTCGGCACCGCGAACCTGCTGGTGTTCTTCACCTCGGTGTTCATCGCACTCGGGCTGTCGCGACGCTACGGCAGCGCACTCGACCGCAGCGTGATCGCGCTGGCCCCGACGTCCGCGGCCCCGGGCTGGTTCTACGGAATCTTCCTGATCCTGATCTTCGCGTTCCTGATCCCGGTGCTGCCCGCGGGCGGCATGGTCGACGTGCCGCCTCCGGAGGGTACGCTGGAGTACGCCGCGAGCCTGCTGCGGCACATGCTGTTGCCACTCGCGGCCATGTTCATCTCGACGATCTTCATCTCGATCTATTCGTGGCGCACGTTTTTCCTGATCCACTCGAGCGAGGACTACGTGGAGATGGCCCGGGCCAAGGGGCTGCCTTCGCGGCTGATCGAGCAGCGGTACATCCTGCGGCCGACGCTGTCGCCGATCATCACCAGCTTCGCGCTGATGCTGATTGGGCTGTGGAGCGGCGCGATCATCCTCGAGCAGGTCTTCAACTGGCCGGGGCTCGGCACGCTGCTGTTCCAGGCGATCGGACACCGGGACACGCCGGTGATCATCGGCACGGTCGTGATCTTCGCCTACCTGCTCGCGATCACCGTCTTCCTGCTCGACATCCTCTACGCAATGCTCGATCCGCGTGTGCGCGTGGGAGCGGGACGATGA
- a CDS encoding ABC transporter ATP-binding protein, which translates to MAGEPLLQVEDLRLHYRSGRGVVRAVDGVSFDLRRNEALVVLGESGCGKSSLAKALTRVLPRNVQKFSGSVKVDGTETMGYSEERFRREVRWVRLSLVMQAAMNALNPVVRVGEQVAEPLRVHRGWPRKRALARAAEVFGLVGISPDFLQRYPFELSGGMRQRAVLAMALVTEPDLVIMDEPTSALDVLTQAGIMNALKRIKRELGTSFLLITHDVATSSEIAERVALMYAGQIVEFADARDFFREPAHPYSQLLMASVPRLHQRQRPEHIPGQPPSLLNPPEGCRFAERCPSRFERCGLDPVPIAVGDRHRVRCWLHAAGTRR; encoded by the coding sequence ATGGCCGGCGAACCCCTGCTGCAGGTCGAGGATCTCCGGCTGCATTACCGCAGCGGGCGCGGCGTGGTGCGCGCGGTCGACGGCGTCAGCTTCGACCTGCGGCGCAACGAGGCGTTGGTGGTGCTCGGCGAGTCGGGCTGCGGCAAGAGTTCGCTGGCGAAGGCGCTGACGCGCGTGCTGCCGCGCAACGTGCAAAAGTTCAGCGGCAGCGTAAAGGTCGACGGCACCGAAACCATGGGCTACTCGGAGGAGCGGTTCCGGCGCGAGGTGCGCTGGGTGCGGCTGTCGCTGGTGATGCAGGCGGCGATGAACGCGCTGAACCCGGTCGTGCGGGTCGGCGAACAGGTCGCCGAGCCGCTCCGAGTACACCGGGGTTGGCCGCGCAAACGGGCGCTGGCCCGCGCAGCCGAGGTCTTCGGCCTGGTCGGCATCTCGCCGGACTTCCTGCAGCGCTACCCGTTCGAACTCTCGGGCGGGATGCGCCAGCGCGCGGTACTGGCAATGGCGCTGGTGACCGAGCCGGATCTCGTGATCATGGACGAGCCGACCTCGGCGCTCGACGTACTGACGCAGGCGGGGATCATGAATGCGCTGAAGCGCATCAAGCGCGAGCTCGGCACCAGCTTCCTGCTGATCACCCACGACGTGGCCACGTCCAGCGAGATCGCCGAGCGGGTCGCGCTGATGTACGCGGGCCAGATCGTCGAGTTCGCCGATGCGCGGGACTTCTTCCGGGAACCGGCACACCCCTATTCGCAGTTGCTGATGGCAAGCGTCCCGCGCCTGCACCAGCGCCAGCGGCCCGAGCACATTCCGGGACAGCCGCCAAGCCTGCTGAATCCGCCGGAGGGCTGCCGGTTCGCCGAGCGCTGCCCCTCCCGCTTCGAACGCTGCGGCCTCGACCCGGTGCCGATCGCTGTCGGCGACCGGCACCGGGTGCGCTGCTGGCTCCATGCCGCGGGGACACGACGATGA
- a CDS encoding Na+/H+ antiporter subunit D, producing the protein MDALVALPVILPLLIGALSLALWRSHAAQKLLGVFGTLALLAVSVHLLFETWEHDHLVMHMGSWQAPFGIVLVSDMLSAIMVVLTGIIGLATAIYSLSDIGSRHERFGYYPLFHLLLAGVNGAFLTGDIFNLYVWFEVMLVASFALLILGGERAQMEGAIKYVTLNLVSSMLFLTAIGLLYGLTGTLNMADIAVRLAEVEDTGLVTVIAMLFMVSFGIKAAAFPFFFWLPASYHTPKVAVSALFAGMLTKVGVYALFRVFTLIFNQDVNYTHEILLWIAMLTMLTGVLGAAAQFEFRRILSFHIISQIGYMILGLALFTPLAIVGGVFYIMHHIIVKANLFLISGLTYQLKGSHELKELGGLYRSHPMLGVLFMVPALSLAGLPPLSGFFAKFIIIRAGIEVEAWLAVTVALVVGLLTLYSMVKIWNEVFWKAQPEPAGRAAGSGAPAGSLFWMWPPIVGLALMTVMIGLYGQPIFEMAELSAEQLLDTSRYIDAVLGADYVESLQEMRR; encoded by the coding sequence ATGGACGCGCTGGTTGCGCTTCCCGTCATCCTCCCGCTGCTGATCGGGGCACTGTCGCTGGCGCTCTGGCGCTCGCATGCCGCGCAGAAGCTGCTCGGTGTGTTCGGCACGCTGGCATTGCTGGCGGTGTCGGTGCACCTGCTGTTCGAGACCTGGGAGCATGACCATCTGGTGATGCACATGGGAAGCTGGCAGGCGCCGTTCGGCATCGTGCTGGTTTCCGACATGCTCTCCGCGATCATGGTCGTGCTGACCGGGATCATCGGTCTTGCGACCGCGATCTATTCGCTGTCCGACATCGGCAGCCGGCACGAGCGCTTCGGTTACTACCCGCTGTTCCACCTGCTGCTCGCGGGCGTGAACGGCGCGTTCCTGACCGGCGACATTTTCAACCTCTATGTGTGGTTCGAGGTGATGCTGGTCGCGTCGTTCGCGTTGCTGATCCTCGGCGGCGAACGCGCGCAGATGGAAGGCGCGATCAAGTACGTGACGCTGAACCTCGTCTCGTCGATGCTGTTCCTGACCGCGATCGGTCTGCTCTATGGCCTGACCGGCACATTGAACATGGCCGACATCGCGGTGCGACTGGCCGAGGTGGAAGACACCGGCCTGGTGACCGTGATCGCGATGCTGTTCATGGTGTCGTTCGGGATCAAGGCCGCGGCGTTCCCGTTCTTCTTCTGGCTGCCGGCGTCGTATCACACGCCGAAGGTCGCGGTCTCGGCGCTGTTCGCGGGCATGCTGACCAAGGTCGGCGTGTACGCGCTGTTCCGGGTGTTCACGCTGATCTTCAACCAGGACGTCAACTACACGCACGAAATCCTGCTGTGGATCGCGATGCTGACCATGCTCACCGGCGTGCTCGGCGCAGCGGCGCAGTTCGAGTTCCGGCGGATCCTGTCGTTCCACATCATCAGCCAGATCGGCTACATGATTCTCGGCCTCGCGCTGTTCACGCCGCTTGCGATCGTCGGCGGGGTGTTCTACATCATGCACCACATCATCGTGAAGGCGAATCTGTTCCTGATCAGTGGGCTGACGTATCAACTGAAGGGATCGCACGAACTCAAGGAACTCGGCGGGCTGTACCGTTCGCATCCGATGCTCGGCGTGCTGTTCATGGTGCCCGCGCTGTCGCTCGCAGGTCTGCCGCCGTTATCCGGATTCTTCGCGAAGTTCATCATCATCCGCGCCGGCATCGAGGTCGAAGCCTGGCTGGCGGTCACGGTGGCGCTGGTCGTCGGTCTGCTGACGCTGTATTCGATGGTCAAGATCTGGAACGAGGTGTTCTGGAAGGCGCAGCCCGAGCCTGCCGGCCGTGCCGCCGGCAGCGGTGCGCCGGCCGGGTCGCTGTTCTGGATGTGGCCGCCGATCGTCGGCCTCGCGCTGATGACGGTGATGATCGGGCTCTATGGCCAGCCGATCTTCGAAATGGCCGAGCTGTCCGCCGAGCAACTGCTGGATACCTCGCGCTATATCGACGCGGTGCTCGGTGCCGACTACGTCGAGTCCCTGCAGGAGATGCGGCGATGA
- a CDS encoding Na+/H+ antiporter subunit C yields MEIVMAVTVGFLYAAALYMMLRRSIVKLVIGLVLLSNAANLLIFTAAGMVRGAPPLIYPGELLPPGVSADPLAQALILTAIVIGFGVLAFAVVLIHRAYEVVGADDMDQMKDTDT; encoded by the coding sequence ATGGAAATCGTGATGGCCGTCACCGTCGGCTTTCTTTACGCGGCGGCGCTGTACATGATGCTGCGCCGTTCAATCGTCAAGCTCGTGATCGGCCTGGTGCTGCTGTCGAACGCGGCGAACCTGCTGATCTTCACGGCTGCCGGCATGGTGCGCGGCGCGCCCCCGCTGATCTACCCGGGAGAACTCCTGCCGCCCGGCGTCAGCGCCGACCCGCTCGCGCAGGCGCTGATCCTGACCGCGATCGTGATCGGGTTCGGGGTGCTGGCGTTCGCGGTGGTGCTGATTCACCGCGCCTACGAAGTGGTCGGTGCTGATGACATGGATCAGATGAAGGATACCGATACATGA
- a CDS encoding ABC transporter ATP-binding protein, with amino-acid sequence MSAEPSTMPPPPSGPVLAVHDLHTWFDLRQWGFLRVGSVRAVDGVSFELGRSESVAFVGESGCGKSSLARTLLGLHPPTRGEVVFEGRPLQAMRPSERNDYLARVGYVQQDPYGALPPFMDVRRILHEPLIVHGVRDRSERDRRALEVLEEVRLTPPEDFLAKFPHMLSGGQQQRVVIARALILRPQVIIADEPVSMLDASVRVEILQLLRQIQQEYGLTLAFITHDLSTVRHFAERIFVMYAGRIVEQAAVDDLLNHPQHPYTQALLAAIADPDPGNAETERAVPPGEAPSLLNPPAGCRFHPRCAQRIQGTCDRDDPPDFEPRPGHRTACWLHR; translated from the coding sequence ATGAGCGCCGAACCGTCCACGATGCCGCCGCCACCGTCCGGCCCCGTGCTGGCCGTGCACGATCTGCACACCTGGTTCGACCTGCGCCAGTGGGGATTCCTGCGCGTGGGTTCGGTGCGCGCGGTCGACGGAGTCAGCTTCGAACTCGGCCGCAGCGAGTCGGTGGCCTTCGTCGGCGAGAGCGGCTGCGGCAAGAGTTCGCTCGCCCGGACATTGCTGGGCCTGCACCCGCCGACCCGCGGCGAGGTGGTGTTCGAGGGCCGCCCGCTGCAGGCCATGCGCCCCTCGGAACGCAACGATTATCTCGCGCGCGTCGGCTACGTTCAGCAGGATCCGTACGGCGCACTGCCGCCGTTCATGGACGTCCGCCGCATCCTGCACGAGCCGCTGATCGTGCATGGCGTGCGTGACCGCAGCGAACGCGACCGGCGCGCGTTGGAAGTGCTCGAGGAGGTGCGCCTGACACCGCCGGAGGACTTCCTGGCGAAGTTCCCGCACATGCTGAGCGGCGGCCAGCAGCAGCGCGTGGTGATCGCACGGGCGCTGATCCTGCGCCCGCAGGTGATCATCGCCGACGAACCGGTGTCGATGCTCGACGCGTCGGTGCGCGTCGAAATCCTGCAGCTGCTGCGCCAGATCCAGCAGGAATACGGCCTGACTCTGGCGTTCATCACCCACGACCTCTCCACGGTACGCCATTTCGCGGAACGGATCTTCGTGATGTACGCCGGGCGGATCGTCGAGCAGGCAGCGGTCGACGATCTGCTGAACCACCCGCAGCATCCGTACACACAGGCGCTGCTCGCCGCGATCGCCGATCCCGACCCGGGCAACGCGGAGACGGAGCGCGCAGTCCCGCCGGGCGAAGCGCCCAGCCTGCTGAACCCGCCCGCCGGCTGCCGGTTCCACCCGCGCTGCGCGCAGAGGATCCAGGGTACCTGCGACCGCGACGATCCGCCCGACTTCGAACCACGCCCCGGGCACCGTACCGCCTGCTGGCTGCATCGCTGA
- a CDS encoding monovalent cation/H+ antiporter complex subunit F, whose translation MFDYAIFLAYALLSLALVLSFIRLVLGPTLPDRVVALELLASLTVGFIGVAVVATGRSAYLDVALVLALTAFLAAIAFARYLEKGGHRVDD comes from the coding sequence ATGTTCGATTACGCGATCTTTCTCGCCTACGCGCTCCTCAGTCTGGCACTGGTGTTGAGTTTCATACGCCTCGTCCTCGGGCCGACGCTACCCGATCGCGTCGTGGCGCTCGAACTTCTCGCGTCGCTGACCGTCGGTTTCATCGGCGTTGCGGTCGTGGCCACGGGTCGATCCGCGTACTTGGACGTGGCACTGGTGCTGGCGCTGACCGCATTCCTCGCAGCGATCGCGTTCGCACGCTATCTCGAGAAGGGAGGGCACCGCGTCGATGATTGA
- a CDS encoding ABC transporter permease, producing the protein MRPILEGLRQLARYPSALVGLLIIAALVGTAVFTVVTIPYGQALELWRGGEVWRMHPVNARPVWVDRIAGGDLPRTQVISSRDAAIDHEPFEGGSRVRIPLEFDYAHKGFPSELNLFLTSEFAEREPFVRLTWETPDGREFILGGRRLARDERISISQDWGLERRLGRVPHVGLFAEPGAEDVPEALPGRYRLVLDAIVFEEQATIDADLVVYGRVHGLAGTDHQRRDLMVALLWGIPVALAFGLLAAVGTTVTTLVIAAAGVWYGGWVDAVIQRLTEVNIILPLLPVLVMVGTLYSTSIWVMLGVVIALGIFSAGIKMYRAMLLPIREAPYIEAARAYGAGNARIVLRYMIPRILPVLIPTFVTLIPSFVFLEASLALLGLGDPVLPTWGKVMNDAQTQSALYHGFYYWVLSPAALLMLTGLGFAMLGFALDRVFNPRLRAM; encoded by the coding sequence ATGAGGCCGATCCTGGAAGGCCTGCGCCAGCTTGCGCGCTATCCGTCGGCGCTGGTGGGGCTTCTGATCATCGCGGCGCTGGTCGGGACTGCGGTGTTCACCGTGGTCACGATTCCGTACGGGCAGGCACTGGAGCTCTGGCGCGGCGGCGAGGTCTGGCGCATGCACCCGGTGAACGCCCGGCCGGTCTGGGTGGACCGGATCGCGGGCGGCGACCTGCCGCGCACCCAGGTCATCTCGAGCCGCGACGCGGCCATCGACCACGAACCCTTCGAGGGCGGCAGCCGTGTGCGCATTCCGCTGGAGTTCGACTACGCCCACAAGGGCTTCCCGAGCGAACTCAACCTGTTCCTGACCTCGGAATTCGCCGAACGCGAGCCGTTCGTGCGCCTGACCTGGGAGACCCCCGACGGGCGCGAGTTCATTCTCGGCGGGCGCCGGCTCGCACGCGACGAGCGCATTTCGATCTCGCAGGACTGGGGCCTCGAGCGGCGCCTCGGCCGGGTTCCACACGTGGGCCTGTTTGCCGAACCCGGGGCCGAGGATGTTCCGGAAGCGCTGCCCGGACGCTACCGGCTGGTGCTGGACGCGATCGTGTTCGAGGAACAGGCCACGATCGACGCCGACCTGGTCGTCTACGGGCGGGTGCACGGCCTCGCCGGTACCGACCATCAGCGCCGCGACCTGATGGTGGCACTGCTCTGGGGGATTCCGGTCGCACTGGCGTTCGGCCTGCTCGCGGCCGTGGGCACCACGGTGACGACGCTGGTGATCGCCGCCGCCGGGGTCTGGTACGGCGGCTGGGTCGACGCGGTGATCCAGCGGCTCACCGAGGTGAACATCATCCTGCCGCTGCTGCCGGTGCTGGTGATGGTCGGCACGCTGTACTCGACCAGCATCTGGGTGATGCTCGGCGTGGTGATCGCGCTCGGCATCTTCAGCGCCGGGATCAAGATGTACCGCGCGATGCTGCTGCCGATCCGCGAGGCACCGTACATCGAGGCCGCCCGCGCCTACGGCGCCGGCAACGCGCGCATCGTGCTGCGCTACATGATCCCGCGCATCCTGCCGGTGCTGATCCCGACGTTCGTCACGCTGATCCCTTCGTTCGTGTTCCTCGAGGCGTCGCTCGCGCTGCTCGGCCTTGGCGACCCGGTTCTGCCCACCTGGGGCAAGGTGATGAACGACGCCCAGACCCAGAGTGCGCTGTACCACGGTTTCTACTACTGGGTGTTGTCGCCGGCGGCACTGCTGATGCTGACCGGTCTCGGCTTCGCGATGCTCGGCTTCGCGCTGGACCGGGTCTTCAACCCACGGCTGAGGGCGATGTAG
- the mnhG gene encoding monovalent cation/H(+) antiporter subunit G has translation MIELLTAVFLVSGAGFMLIAALGLLRMPDLLTRMHATTKAGVLGAGLIMVGAAIYIGQLTVVVKAVAVVAFLILTAPVAAHAIGRAGYFVGVPLWSKTHTDELKGRYDQETHTLASSGEKGSAQRDQGASGKRSES, from the coding sequence ATGATTGAGTTACTGACTGCGGTGTTTCTAGTCTCTGGAGCCGGCTTCATGCTGATTGCCGCACTCGGGTTGTTGCGCATGCCGGATCTGCTCACGCGCATGCACGCGACGACCAAGGCGGGCGTGCTCGGTGCCGGGCTGATCATGGTGGGTGCCGCGATCTACATCGGCCAATTGACGGTGGTGGTGAAGGCGGTTGCGGTGGTCGCATTCCTGATTCTCACCGCTCCGGTGGCCGCACATGCCATCGGCCGCGCCGGCTACTTCGTCGGAGTGCCGCTCTGGTCGAAGACGCACACCGATGAGTTGAAAGGCCGCTACGATCAGGAAACCCACACCCTGGCCTCGTCGGGCGAGAAGGGGTCTGCCCAGCGGGACCAGGGGGCGAGTGGGAAGCGTTCGGAATCGTGA
- a CDS encoding Na+/H+ antiporter subunit E, whose amino-acid sequence MIALIWNIALALIWMALTGSFTGANLLLGFVLGYLVLALTLGRKPDVRKYLLKVPRFFGFVGYFFWELLLSNLRVAYDVLTPTHHMSPGVIAMPLDAKTDGEITIVANLISLTPGTLSLDVSSDKKVLYIHVMYLDDRDAVIRSIKVLEARALQVLR is encoded by the coding sequence ATGATTGCGCTGATCTGGAACATCGCTCTGGCGCTGATCTGGATGGCGCTTACCGGCTCCTTCACCGGCGCGAATCTCCTCCTTGGTTTCGTCCTGGGCTATCTCGTGCTCGCGCTGACGCTGGGGCGCAAGCCTGACGTTCGCAAATACCTGTTGAAGGTGCCGCGGTTTTTCGGGTTCGTCGGCTATTTCTTCTGGGAACTGCTGCTGTCGAATCTCCGGGTCGCCTACGACGTGCTGACGCCGACGCATCACATGAGCCCCGGCGTGATCGCGATGCCGCTGGACGCCAAGACCGACGGCGAGATCACCATCGTCGCGAACCTGATCTCGTTGACGCCCGGGACACTGAGCCTGGACGTGTCCAGCGACAAGAAGGTGCTCTATATCCACGTGATGTACCTGGACGACCGCGACGCGGTGATCCGGAGCATCAAGGTCCTGGAGGCCCGCGCGCTCCAGGTGTTGCGCTGA